In the Vicinamibacteria bacterium genome, one interval contains:
- a CDS encoding cyanophycinase, giving the protein MRVILRRSLWLALLPLSSVGAQEIGPKNGALVIVGGAMEDEAIARRFIDLAGGPEAPIVMIPTAGEGEEYDQYDSGARRWRELGVENVTVLHTRDRNVANSDDFVRPIREARGVWFSGGRQWRLADAYLDTRTELELHAVLERGGVIGGSSAGATIQGSYLVRGDTKNNTIMMGDHVEGFAFLKNVAIDQHLLVRNRHFDLIAVIEKFPELLGIGIDEDTAIVVEGDRFEVIGRSLVAIYDSRKTLADGGRFYFLRNGDTYDLKERQARRRAFSEQPFEAVKEEPWPERR; this is encoded by the coding sequence ATGCGAGTCATTCTTCGACGAAGCCTTTGGCTAGCTCTTTTGCCGCTGAGCTCCGTGGGGGCCCAGGAGATTGGACCCAAAAACGGAGCCCTCGTCATCGTGGGGGGCGCCATGGAGGACGAGGCCATTGCAAGGCGGTTCATCGATCTCGCCGGCGGTCCCGAGGCTCCCATCGTCATGATTCCAACCGCAGGCGAAGGTGAGGAGTACGACCAGTACGATTCCGGAGCTCGACGTTGGCGGGAGCTCGGCGTCGAGAACGTCACCGTTCTCCACACCCGTGACCGCAACGTAGCCAACTCCGACGACTTCGTCCGTCCCATCCGCGAGGCTCGCGGCGTCTGGTTTTCCGGCGGCCGACAGTGGCGCCTGGCCGACGCTTACCTCGATACCCGCACCGAGCTCGAGCTGCACGCCGTCCTCGAGCGCGGCGGGGTCATCGGTGGGTCGTCCGCGGGAGCAACCATTCAAGGCTCCTACCTCGTCAGGGGAGACACCAAGAACAACACCATCATGATGGGAGATCACGTCGAGGGCTTCGCGTTTCTGAAAAACGTCGCGATCGATCAGCACCTTCTCGTCCGGAACCGTCATTTCGATCTCATAGCCGTCATCGAGAAGTTTCCCGAGCTCCTGGGAATCGGCATCGACGAGGACACCGCGATCGTCGTCGAGGGCGACCGTTTCGAGGTGATTGGGCGGAGCCTGGTTGCGATCTACGACAGCCGAAAGACTCTGGCGGATGGAGGACGGTTCTACTTCCTGAGAAACGGCGACACCTACGACTTGAAAGAAAGGCAGGCCCGGCGACGGGCTTTCTCCGAGCAGCCGTTCGAGGCGGTGAAAGAAGAGCCCTGGCCCGAGCGTCGCTAG
- a CDS encoding CHAD domain-containing protein, whose product MRLSRELLERSPEETSRRLCFGLLAEGAEALDRLDKGDDEALHDFRVSLRRLRSVIRAYRPFLKGSNPKKIRKRLGALASSTNVARDAEVQIGWLEKAGAELEQDGSRAAAHLRNELASKEAATPSPERLRKEFDAARKSLERTFRRMRLDEEGAHASFLFATGQLLAEQGSALQRTLDSISSSGNVDELHSARIEAKRLRYLLEPLRHEVRGARTIVRKMKQLQDCLGDLQDARVLTETIASALERAAVERARHLREKALGRASADESTPATESGLHVLLDAQQKRRNDRFAELSHHWLGKAGSSFFEEVFGLASRLTGPSMRKRFLLSSVPESLARRTPITIRQGFLPGRKISEHVRSELRGRRTRFFRVVDVAGQSIEESISRERFDAFWPLTDGNRLERSRYDIDGDGSGSGHVDVVAEGETVLAECESVPEWLQPFVVREVTRIKSFEPEALARARSAPETHDDPKDATQ is encoded by the coding sequence ATGCGACTCTCGAGAGAGCTCCTGGAGCGGTCCCCGGAAGAGACGTCACGGCGTTTGTGCTTCGGGCTCCTCGCCGAAGGCGCAGAGGCCCTCGATCGTCTCGACAAAGGCGACGACGAGGCGCTTCACGATTTCCGAGTGTCCCTGCGCCGGTTGAGAAGCGTCATCCGGGCGTACCGACCTTTCCTAAAAGGCTCGAACCCGAAGAAGATTCGCAAACGGCTAGGGGCGCTGGCCTCCTCCACGAACGTCGCCCGGGATGCCGAGGTGCAGATTGGGTGGCTCGAGAAGGCCGGCGCCGAGCTGGAACAGGACGGTTCACGGGCGGCGGCGCACCTGCGCAACGAGCTCGCCTCGAAAGAGGCGGCGACCCCGAGCCCCGAGCGGCTGAGGAAGGAGTTCGACGCCGCGCGCAAGTCCCTGGAGCGAACCTTTCGCCGCATGCGGCTGGACGAGGAGGGAGCTCATGCGAGCTTCCTATTCGCCACGGGACAGCTACTCGCCGAGCAGGGCTCGGCGTTGCAGAGAACGCTCGATTCGATCTCGTCTTCCGGTAACGTCGACGAGCTCCACAGTGCGCGCATCGAGGCCAAGCGACTGCGATATCTGCTCGAGCCTTTGCGGCACGAGGTTCGGGGCGCGAGGACCATCGTAAGGAAGATGAAGCAGCTCCAGGATTGCCTCGGGGACCTCCAGGACGCTCGGGTGCTGACGGAAACGATTGCCTCGGCGTTGGAAAGGGCCGCGGTCGAGAGAGCTCGCCATTTGCGCGAGAAGGCGCTTGGCCGTGCATCGGCCGACGAGTCGACGCCAGCGACGGAGTCCGGTCTTCATGTGCTTCTGGATGCCCAGCAGAAGCGTCGCAACGACCGATTCGCCGAGCTGTCCCATCACTGGCTCGGGAAAGCGGGGAGCTCCTTCTTCGAGGAAGTTTTCGGGCTGGCGTCCCGGCTCACGGGACCGTCGATGCGGAAACGGTTCCTTCTCTCGTCCGTTCCCGAATCACTTGCCCGACGAACCCCGATCACGATCCGTCAGGGCTTCTTGCCTGGAAGGAAAATATCCGAGCACGTCAGGTCGGAACTGCGGGGGCGGCGTACGCGCTTCTTTCGGGTCGTCGATGTCGCGGGTCAGAGTATCGAGGAGTCGATCTCGCGAGAGAGATTCGACGCTTTCTGGCCACTCACCGACGGGAATCGACTCGAGCGCTCGCGGTACGATATCGACGGTGATGGCAGTGGGTCGGGCCATGTCGACGTCGTCGCCGAAGGCGAGACGGTCCTCGCCGAATGCGAGTCCGTCCCCGAATGGCTCCAGCCGTTCGTCGTTCGCGAGGTAACGCGCATCAAGAGCTTCGAGCCCGAGGCCCTCGCGCGAGCTCGCTCGGCTCCTGAAACACACGACGATCCGAAAGACGCAACGCAGTAA
- a CDS encoding symmetrical bis(5'-nucleosyl)-tetraphosphatase produces the protein MATYAIGDIQGCFITLQRLLKRIDFDPSRDRLWLAGDLVNRGPQSLEVLRWAKSLGPSHVAVLGNHDLHLVARAEGVRRPRPKDTLDGILEAPDGGVLIEWLARRPLLHREGGYVLVHAGLHPSWSLAEAEELALEAEQALQSRSRRELLEAIYGDGSRVGWSPSLQGGARLRAIVAALTRIRTVSSDGEMNLRFKRSPAEAPEGGVAWFERFSFSDEVTVVFGHWTGLGLHLGRQVICIDTGCVWGGSLTALRLSDRRVFQEPSELARGPRARSS, from the coding sequence ATGGCTACTTACGCCATCGGTGACATCCAAGGATGTTTTATCACGCTTCAGAGGCTTCTGAAGCGCATCGACTTCGATCCAAGCCGCGATCGGTTGTGGCTTGCGGGCGATCTGGTGAACCGAGGACCCCAATCACTGGAAGTCCTGCGCTGGGCCAAAAGCCTCGGACCATCACACGTCGCCGTTCTCGGAAACCACGATCTCCACCTCGTTGCCAGGGCCGAGGGAGTTCGACGACCGCGGCCGAAGGATACGCTCGATGGCATCCTGGAAGCTCCCGACGGGGGAGTCCTGATCGAGTGGCTCGCCCGGAGGCCTCTCCTCCACCGCGAGGGCGGTTACGTCCTGGTGCATGCCGGGTTGCACCCTTCGTGGAGCCTCGCCGAGGCGGAAGAGCTCGCGTTGGAAGCCGAGCAGGCGCTCCAGTCCCGGAGTCGTCGTGAGCTGCTCGAAGCCATCTACGGTGACGGAAGCCGCGTGGGCTGGAGCCCATCGCTCCAGGGTGGGGCAAGACTCCGAGCGATCGTGGCCGCGCTGACTCGCATCCGCACGGTATCGTCCGACGGCGAGATGAACCTTCGTTTCAAGCGCTCGCCTGCCGAGGCTCCCGAGGGAGGCGTCGCCTGGTTCGAGCGTTTCTCTTTCTCCGACGAGGTCACGGTCGTCTTCGGACACTGGACCGGCCTCGGGCTTCACCTCGGTCGACAGGTCATCTGCATCGACACCGGCTGCGTATGGGGAGGGTCGCTTACTGCGTTGCGTCTTTCGGATCGTCGTGTGTTTCAGGAGCCGAGCGAGCTCGCGCGAGGGCCTCGGGCTCGAAGCTCTTGA